Proteins encoded by one window of Glycine soja cultivar W05 chromosome 15, ASM419377v2, whole genome shotgun sequence:
- the LOC114387303 gene encoding zinc finger CCCH domain-containing protein 48-like, with protein sequence MDTKFARRTERIGRTTCSYWRAGRCNKNPCRFLHIETPSPPAACGYGNTAYSYGKKPHSSSENTPKYGSKKALLRDNGDRGDATRMAKAFKKSSPRICKYWINNNCVHGEQCLYLHSWFRGDGFSTVTKLQEHKKVITGIALPVGSDKLYSGSTDGTVRIWDCHTGQCAKVINLGAEVTSLISEGSWIFVGLQNAVKAWNIQTMSEFTLDGPKGRVRAMTVGNNTLFAGAEDGVIFAWRGSSKADSPFELVASLTGHTKAVVCLVVGCKMLYSGSMDQSIKVWDMDTLQCTMTLNDHTDVVTSLICWDQYLLSSSSDRTIKVWACIEAGSLEVIYTHTEENGVVSLFGMPDAEGKPILFSSCRDNSVHMYELPSFSERGRLFAKKDVALIELGPGGLFFTGDESGLLMVWKWLEVPKVASS encoded by the exons ATGGATACAAAGTTTGCACGAAGGACTGAGCGCATTGGTAGAACAACATGCTCTTATTGGAGAGCTGGAAGATGTAACAAAAATCCTTGCAGATTTTTGCACATAGAGACACCATCTCCACCTGCTGCTTGTGGTTATGGCAATACTGCATATAGCTACGGAAAAAAGCCCCATTCCTCCTCTGAGAATACCCCGAAATATGGTTCAAAGAAAGCATTGCTTAGAGATAATGGAGATAGAGGAGATGCGACAAGGATGGCTAAGGCTTTCAAGAAATCATCACCAAGGATATGTAAATACTGGATCAACAACAATTGTGTACATGGTGAACAATGCCTGTATCTGCATTCATGGTTTCGTGGTGATGGGTTTTCCACCGTAACGAAACTTCAAGAACATAAGAAG GTTATCACTGGCATCGCACTTCCTGTTGGATCCGACAAACTTTATTCTGGCAGCACTGATGGGACAGTTAGGATATGGGACTGCCATACTGGTCAATGTGCTAAAGTCATCAATCTTGGTGCTGAGGTTACCTCTTTGATCAGTGAGGGGTCATGGATTTTTGTTGGTCTGCAAAATGCTGTCAAG GCTTGGAATATCCAGACCATGTCTGAGTTTACTCTTGATGGACCCAAAGGCCGAGTCCGTGCTATGACTGTTGGCAACAATACACTCTTTGCTGGTGCAGAG gaTGGTGTCATTTTTGCTTGGAGAGGAAGCTCTAAAGCCGATTCTCCTTTTGAACTGGTTGCGTCACTCACTGGCCACACTAAAGCAGTGGTTTGTCTGGTGGTTGGATGCAAGATGCTGTACTCCGGGTCCATGGACCAAAGCATAAAG GTCTGGGACATGGATACATTACAGTGTACAATGACACTAAATGATCATACTGACGTAGTCACATCCCTTATCTGTTGGGATCAATATCTGTTGTCTAGTTCATCTGACCGCACAATTAAAGTCTGGGCTTGCATTGAAGCAGGATCTTTGGAAGTGATATATACACACACCGAAGAAAAT GGTGTTGTTTCACTTTTTGGGATGCCTGATGCAGAGGGAAAGCCAATATTATTTTCCTCGTGCAGAGACAATTCAGTTCACATGTATGAATTGCCATC ATTTTCAGAGAGGGGACGTTTATTTGCCAAGAAAGATGTTGCATTAATTGAGTTAGGTCCTGGTGGCCTCTTCTTCACAGGAGATGAGAGTGGTTTGCTGATGGTGTGGAAATGGTTGGAGGTACCCAAGGTGGCATCCTCTTGA